One genomic region from Corvus hawaiiensis isolate bCorHaw1 chromosome 28, bCorHaw1.pri.cur, whole genome shotgun sequence encodes:
- the LOC125317692 gene encoding perilipin-3-like isoform X2 produces MASGKTPTPDLLKAEEQQTVSAVNRVTSLPLLNSAFNLVSSAYNHTKESHPCLSGVCSVAETVAAVAVGSVVGGAQPILSQLEPQIALVNEYACKGLEQLEENLPFLQQPADKVISDTKQLVSTKVTSAMDAACEAREAMADKVTEAVDLTKNVVGDSVKLTRSVVTSTVSSAVEAAQGAKELVTNKVTEAVDVTKHMVEDSVDRTKSAVASTIVSAVEAAQGAKELVTNKVTEAVDLSKHLVEDSVDRTKSAVTSTITAAVGAAQGAKDLVANKVTDAVDKVTKAVDVTKHMVEDSVDLTKSAVASTIVNAVEAAQGAKELVTDKVTKAVDLSKHIAEDSVDLTKSAVASTIVNAVEAAQGAKELVANKVTEAVDVTKHMVEDSVDRTKSAVASTITAAVGAAQGAKDLVANKVTEAVDLTKGAVQDSVEKTKSAVTSTVSTALDAAYGTITSKINAALEQGREALQEGVEMTNSVVTNSISKAKAVSQAVAGGVESVLGMSEDLVDHYLPMTEEELGKLATTVQGFGVASVEEQKRQRSYFVRLGSLSGRVRHRAYQHSLAKLQGIRHRTQDTLSRLQLAIKLIESVKQDVGQKLLEGQEKLHQLWVDWSLTQPKGNQVRTACQPEVESRTLAMLRIITQQLQPAYESLRRSVHGLPSNIQEAVCQATRHIHKLHSSFSRAVSFRDLSRTTLAQSQDHVAEARRSLDVLFEYVTLNTPLNWIVGPFRAIAKVAQGSKKHKKKEMRTDRKLPTLEKAPPSQEVTKAPQAPKGTNRISEKWCEVLQKLEEKAGKLEEKAEKDTQVALAKKEIKTSAPEENL; encoded by the exons ATGGCCTCAGGAAAGACCCCAACCCCAGACCTGCTGaaggctgaggagcagcagacaGTG AGTGCTGTCAATCGAGTCACCAGCCTGCCCTTGCTCAATTCTGCCTTCAACCTGGTCTCCTCTGCCTACAACCACACCAAGGAGTCCCACCCCTGCCTCAGCGGTGTCTGCAGTGTGGCTGAGACCGTGGCTGCCGTGGCCGTGGGCAGCGTGGTCGGAGGGGCACAGCCCATCCTGAGCCAGCTCGAGCCACAGA TTGCCCTTGTGAATGAATATGCCTGTAAAGgtctggagcagctggaggagaacttgcccttcctgcagcagccagcagatAAG GTAATCTCAGACACCAAACAGCTGGTGTCCACCAAGGTCACATCTGCCATGGACGCCGCCTGCGAGGCCAGGGAAGCAATGGCTGATAAAGTCACTGAAGCTGTGGACCTCACTAAAAATGTTGTTggggacagtgtcaagctgACCAGGTCTGTGGTCACCTCCActgtcagcagtgctgtggaggctgcccagggggcCAAGGAGCTGGTGACCAACAAGGTGACAGAGGCCGTGGATGTCACCAAGCACATGGTGGAGGACAGTGTTGACAGGACCAAGTCTGCTGTTGCCTCTACGATTGTCAGCGCTGTGGAGGCTGCTCAAGGGGCCAAGGAGCTGGTGACCAACAAGGTGACAGAAGCTGTGGACCTCAGTAAGCACCTTGTGGAGGACAGCGTTGACAGGACCAAGTCTGCTGTGACTTCCACCATCACTGCAGCTGtaggggctgcccagggggcCAAGGACCTGGTGGCCAACAAGGTGACAGATGCTGTGGACAAGGTCACCAAAGCTGTGGATGTCACCAAGCACATGGTGGAGGACAGTGTTGACCTGACCAAGTCTGCAGTTGCTTCCACGATTGTCAACGCTGtggaggctgcccagggggcCAAGGAGCTGGTGACAGACAAGGTGACCAAGGCAGTGGACCTCAGTAAGCACATCGCAGAAGACAGTGTTGACCTGACCAAGTCTGCAGTTGCTTCTACAATTGTCAACGCTGtggaggctgcccagggggcCAAGGAGCTGGTGGCCAACAAGGTGACAGAGGCCGTGGATGTCACCAAGCACATGGTGGAGGACAGTGTTGACCGGACCAAGTCTGCTGTTGCTTCCACCAtcactgcagctgtgggggctgcccagggggcCAAGGACCTGGTGGCCAACAAGGTGACCGAAGCAGTGGACCTGACCAAAGGGGCTGTTCAAGACAGCGTTGAGAAGACCAAATCTGCGGTCACCTCTACGGTCAGTACAGCTCTGGATGCTGCCTACGGCACCATCACCAGCAAGATCAAcgcagccctggagcagggcagggaggctcTCCAGGAGGGTGTGGAGATGACCAACTCGGTGGTGACCAACAGCATAAGCAAAGCCAAGGCAGTGAGCCAGGCAGTGGCTGGAGGTGTGGAATCTGTCCTGGGAATGTCAGAAGATCTGGTGGATCATTACCTCCCGATGACTGAGGAGGAACTAG GTAAACTGGCCACGACGGTGCAGGGGTTTGGCGTGGCCTCCGTGGAGGAGCAGAAGCGGCAGCGGAGTTACTTTGTGCGCCTGGGCTCCCTGTCGGGCAGGGTCCGGCACCGAGCCTACCAGCACTCCCTGGCCAAGCTGCAGGGCATCAGGCACCGCACCCAGGACACCCTCTCACGACTGCAGCTGGCAATAAAACTG ATTGAATCTGTGAAACAGGACGTTGGCCAGAAGCTactggaggggcaggagaagcTCCATCAGCTGTGGGTGGACTGGAGCCTGACCCAGCCCAAAGGAAACCAAGTCAGAACTGCCTGCCAGCCAGAG GTGGAATCGCGCACTCTGGCGATGCTGCGGATcatcacccagcagctccagcccgcCTACGAGAGCCTCCGACGCAGCGTCCACGGCCTCCCCAGCAACATCCAGGAAGCTGTGTGTCAGGCCACTCGACACATCCACAAGCTCCACAGCTCTTTTTCCAGGGCCGTGTCCTTTCGGGACCTCTCCAGAACTACCCTGGCCCAGAGCCAGGACCATGTGGCAGAAGCCCGAAGGTCTCTCGATGTCCTCTTTGAGTATGTCACTCTCAACACCCCTCTGAACTGGATTGTGGGGCCCTTCAGGGCCATAGCTAAGGTGGCACAGGGCAGCAAAAAGCACAAGAAGAAAGAGATGAGGACTGATAGAAAATTGCCCACGTTGGAAAAGGCTCCACCATCACAGGAGGTGACAAAGGCACCTCAAGCACCAAAGGGAACCAACAGGATCTCAGAAAAATGGTGTGAAGTGCTAcagaagctggaggagaaggcagggaagttggaggagaaggcagagaaggaCACACAGGTGGCCCTGGctaaaaaggagataaaaaccaGTGCACCAGAGGAAAATCTCTGA
- the TICAM1 gene encoding TIR domain-containing adapter molecule 1: MAQSAELQPSFEDVFNILSQAPPEKLLSLKLKLKHSIPGPCSKLLQAMVLLTLGQETDARICLDALRDNQAAQYIHQIKLGAAGVREDREDLQPPQLDAGAVALLAQVYTVLAQEKLCSPEARDKACHASKDTQRGTLNNIPAEEQDKQGSAASVGSGDSFWTLRSHEDAGVPCTASSNYVVRSSPVQIGGNSDLSGPQTLCSEESSSLSSCLEISASPTVAFHTQPSILKPVPQPSRAGHPDGDGLSHGPQESSWASTPSSLPRQDTAAHGPRPEKVLQVSPCHPTLPVPETPLPSEPAQSRDVSSTLTQPHTQREKQDEKQDEKQDEKQLSTGIPDPRGAVDTAPAHVSIEDSYIPAGIPCNSAPASISTCSLPPPTYSFSSTLPPLQESHSNALYPPPLHSSPSPAWPPPALPPMDPSEPDGAKFFTFVVLHASEDEIEAHRVKNLLESLGVSNGATLSEDFFIAGRSHMTCFQDAMENSAFMILLLTKNFPCNLCQFQTDTALMQSILDPSKQHSVIPFLPKVNALECSRIPTMLSVLVTLKESSPLFSRNVHKTFNPKKIREKKALWDQMQRRKLQACWERYQAQQNLAALSLGSPPWVPPAAPRPWPPEPSPQPWCPPAPMDALPAQSGPPPSQAQLPPGHYNIVPGQGGIPSLIIQHARMVQIGNHNMMQVETATPGPQDSQEQTRHNV, from the coding sequence atGGCACAGAGTGCTGAGCTTCAGCCGAGCTTTGAGGACGTGTTCAACATTCTGTCCCAGGCCCCACCAGAGAAACTGCTGAGCCTCAAACTCAAACTGAAGCACTCAATCCCTGGGCCCTGCAGCAAGTTACTGCAAGCCATGGTCCTGCTCACTCTGGGGCAAGAAACCGATGCAAGAATTTGTCTGGATGCCTTGAGGGATAACCAGGCAGCCCAGTACATCCACCAGATCAAACTGGGCGCTGCAGGAGTGCGGGAAGACAGGGAGGATTTGCAGCCTCCCCAGCTGGATGCAGGTGCcgtggcactgctggcacaggtGTACACAGTGTTGGCAcaggaaaagctgtgcagtcCTGAGGCCAGGGACAAAGCCTGCCATGCCAGCAAGGACACTCAGCGGGGGACACTCAACAACATCCCAGCCGAGGAACAGGACAAacagggctctgcagccagtGTGGGCTCAGGGGACAGCTTTTGGACGCTGAGATCCCATGAGGATGCGGGAGTTCCCTGCACAGCCAGTTCCAACTACGTGGTGAGGAGTTCTCCAGTGCAGATCGGAGGCAACTCAGACCTTTCAGGCCCCCAGACCTTGTGCTCTGAGGAGAGTTCCTCCCTGTCCAGCTGTTTGGAGATCAGTGCATCACCAACAGTTGCTTTTCACACCCAGCCCTCCATCCTCAAGcctgtcccccagcccagccgTGCTGGACACCCCGACGGGGACGGACTGAGCCACGGCCCGCAGGAATCTAGCTGGGCCAGCACACCCAGCTCTCTCCCCAGGCAGGACACGGCTGCCCACGGGCCCCGGCCAGAGAAGGTTCTGCAGGTCAGTCCCTGTCACCCCACACTCCCCGTTCCTGAGACGCCGCTGCCCTCGGAGCCTGCCCAAAGCAGAGATGTGTCCAGCACACTGACACAGCCTCAcacacaaagagaaaagcaggatgAAAAGCAGGATGAAAAGCAGGATGAAAAGCAATTATCTACTGGTATCCCTGACCCAAGGGGTGCAGTGGATACTGCTCCTGCCCACGTGTCCATAGAGGACTCCTACATTCCAGCAGGCATTCCTTGTAACTCTGCACCTgcttctatttcaacctgttcccttcctcctcctacTTACTCCTTCTCCTcaactcttcctcctcttcaggAATCTCACTCCAACGCACTATATCCCCCTCCCCTGCACTCATccccctctccagcctggcctcctcctgctctcccacccATGGATCCATCAGAGCCAGATGGTGCCAAGTTCTTCACGTTTGTTGTCTTGCACGCCAGTGAAGATGAGATTGAGGCCCACCGGGTCAAGAACCTGCTGGAGAGCCTGGGGGTGTCCAATGGTGCCACACTCAGTGAGGATTTCTTCATTGCTGGCCGCAGCCACATGACTTGCTTCCAGGACGCCATGGAAAACTCTGCCTTCATGATCCTCCTGCTGACCAAGAACTTCCCGTGCAACCTGTGTCAGTTCCAGACAGACACTGCTCTGATGCAGTCCATCCTGGACCCCTCCAAGCAACACTCAGTCATCCCGTTTTTACCCAAGGTGAATGCCCTGGAGTGCAGCCGGATTCCCACGATGCTCAGTGTGCTTGTGACCCTGAAGGAGagctctcctctcttctccaggaatGTGCACAAGACTTTTAACCCCAAGAAGATCAGGGAGAAGAAAGCCCTGTGGGACCAGATGCAGAGAAGGAAGCTCCAGGCGTGTTGGGAACGGTACCAAGCCCAGCAGAACTTGGCTGCCCTGAGCCTGGGCTCCCCTCCCTGGGTGCCTCCAGCAGCGCCACGGCCGTGGCCACCAGAGCCATCACCCCAACCCTGGTGTCCCCCTGCCCCGATGGACGCCCTGCCTGCTCAGAGCGGTCCTCCCCCTTCCCAAGCACAGCTCCCCCCAGGCCACTACAACATCGTGCCAGGCCAGGGAGGGATCCCATCCCTCATCATCCAACACGCCCGGATGGTTCAGATCGGGAACCACAACATGATGCAGGTGGAAACTGCCACACCTGGGCCCCAGGACAGCCAGGAGCAAACCAGGCACAATGTCTGA
- the LOC125317692 gene encoding perilipin-3-like isoform X1: MASGKTPTPDLLKAEEQQTVSAVNRVTSLPLLNSAFNLVSSAYNHTKESHPCLSGVCSVAETVAAVAVGSVVGGAQPILSQLEPQIALVNEYACKGLEQLEENLPFLQQPADKVISDTKQLVSTKVTSAMDAACEAREAMADKVTEAVDLTKNVVGDSVKLTRSVVTSTVSSAVEAAQGAKELVTNKVTEAVDVTKHMVEDSVDRTKSAVASTIVSAVEAAQGAKELVTNKVTEAVDLSKHLVEDSVDRTKSAVTSTITAAVGAAQGAKDLVANKVTDAVDKVTKAVDVTKHMVEDSVDLTKSAVASTIVNAVEAAQGAKELVTDKVTKAVDLSKHIAEDSVDLTKSAVASTIVNAVEAAQGAKELVANKVTEAVDVTKHMVEDSVDRTKSAVASTITAAVGAAQGAKDLVANKVTEAVDLTKGAVQDSVEKTKSAVTSTVSTALDAAYGTITSKINAALEQGREALQEGVEMTNSVVTNSISKAKAVSQAVAGGVESVLGMSEDLVDHYLPMTEEELGKLATTVQGFGVASVEEQKRQRSYFVRLGSLSGRVRHRAYQHSLAKLQGIRHRTQDTLSRLQLAIKLIESVKQDVGQKLLEGQEKLHQLWVDWSLTQPKGNQVRTACQPEQVESRTLAMLRIITQQLQPAYESLRRSVHGLPSNIQEAVCQATRHIHKLHSSFSRAVSFRDLSRTTLAQSQDHVAEARRSLDVLFEYVTLNTPLNWIVGPFRAIAKVAQGSKKHKKKEMRTDRKLPTLEKAPPSQEVTKAPQAPKGTNRISEKWCEVLQKLEEKAGKLEEKAEKDTQVALAKKEIKTSAPEENL, encoded by the exons ATGGCCTCAGGAAAGACCCCAACCCCAGACCTGCTGaaggctgaggagcagcagacaGTG AGTGCTGTCAATCGAGTCACCAGCCTGCCCTTGCTCAATTCTGCCTTCAACCTGGTCTCCTCTGCCTACAACCACACCAAGGAGTCCCACCCCTGCCTCAGCGGTGTCTGCAGTGTGGCTGAGACCGTGGCTGCCGTGGCCGTGGGCAGCGTGGTCGGAGGGGCACAGCCCATCCTGAGCCAGCTCGAGCCACAGA TTGCCCTTGTGAATGAATATGCCTGTAAAGgtctggagcagctggaggagaacttgcccttcctgcagcagccagcagatAAG GTAATCTCAGACACCAAACAGCTGGTGTCCACCAAGGTCACATCTGCCATGGACGCCGCCTGCGAGGCCAGGGAAGCAATGGCTGATAAAGTCACTGAAGCTGTGGACCTCACTAAAAATGTTGTTggggacagtgtcaagctgACCAGGTCTGTGGTCACCTCCActgtcagcagtgctgtggaggctgcccagggggcCAAGGAGCTGGTGACCAACAAGGTGACAGAGGCCGTGGATGTCACCAAGCACATGGTGGAGGACAGTGTTGACAGGACCAAGTCTGCTGTTGCCTCTACGATTGTCAGCGCTGTGGAGGCTGCTCAAGGGGCCAAGGAGCTGGTGACCAACAAGGTGACAGAAGCTGTGGACCTCAGTAAGCACCTTGTGGAGGACAGCGTTGACAGGACCAAGTCTGCTGTGACTTCCACCATCACTGCAGCTGtaggggctgcccagggggcCAAGGACCTGGTGGCCAACAAGGTGACAGATGCTGTGGACAAGGTCACCAAAGCTGTGGATGTCACCAAGCACATGGTGGAGGACAGTGTTGACCTGACCAAGTCTGCAGTTGCTTCCACGATTGTCAACGCTGtggaggctgcccagggggcCAAGGAGCTGGTGACAGACAAGGTGACCAAGGCAGTGGACCTCAGTAAGCACATCGCAGAAGACAGTGTTGACCTGACCAAGTCTGCAGTTGCTTCTACAATTGTCAACGCTGtggaggctgcccagggggcCAAGGAGCTGGTGGCCAACAAGGTGACAGAGGCCGTGGATGTCACCAAGCACATGGTGGAGGACAGTGTTGACCGGACCAAGTCTGCTGTTGCTTCCACCAtcactgcagctgtgggggctgcccagggggcCAAGGACCTGGTGGCCAACAAGGTGACCGAAGCAGTGGACCTGACCAAAGGGGCTGTTCAAGACAGCGTTGAGAAGACCAAATCTGCGGTCACCTCTACGGTCAGTACAGCTCTGGATGCTGCCTACGGCACCATCACCAGCAAGATCAAcgcagccctggagcagggcagggaggctcTCCAGGAGGGTGTGGAGATGACCAACTCGGTGGTGACCAACAGCATAAGCAAAGCCAAGGCAGTGAGCCAGGCAGTGGCTGGAGGTGTGGAATCTGTCCTGGGAATGTCAGAAGATCTGGTGGATCATTACCTCCCGATGACTGAGGAGGAACTAG GTAAACTGGCCACGACGGTGCAGGGGTTTGGCGTGGCCTCCGTGGAGGAGCAGAAGCGGCAGCGGAGTTACTTTGTGCGCCTGGGCTCCCTGTCGGGCAGGGTCCGGCACCGAGCCTACCAGCACTCCCTGGCCAAGCTGCAGGGCATCAGGCACCGCACCCAGGACACCCTCTCACGACTGCAGCTGGCAATAAAACTG ATTGAATCTGTGAAACAGGACGTTGGCCAGAAGCTactggaggggcaggagaagcTCCATCAGCTGTGGGTGGACTGGAGCCTGACCCAGCCCAAAGGAAACCAAGTCAGAACTGCCTGCCAGCCAGAG CAGGTGGAATCGCGCACTCTGGCGATGCTGCGGATcatcacccagcagctccagcccgcCTACGAGAGCCTCCGACGCAGCGTCCACGGCCTCCCCAGCAACATCCAGGAAGCTGTGTGTCAGGCCACTCGACACATCCACAAGCTCCACAGCTCTTTTTCCAGGGCCGTGTCCTTTCGGGACCTCTCCAGAACTACCCTGGCCCAGAGCCAGGACCATGTGGCAGAAGCCCGAAGGTCTCTCGATGTCCTCTTTGAGTATGTCACTCTCAACACCCCTCTGAACTGGATTGTGGGGCCCTTCAGGGCCATAGCTAAGGTGGCACAGGGCAGCAAAAAGCACAAGAAGAAAGAGATGAGGACTGATAGAAAATTGCCCACGTTGGAAAAGGCTCCACCATCACAGGAGGTGACAAAGGCACCTCAAGCACCAAAGGGAACCAACAGGATCTCAGAAAAATGGTGTGAAGTGCTAcagaagctggaggagaaggcagggaagttggaggagaaggcagagaaggaCACACAGGTGGCCCTGGctaaaaaggagataaaaaccaGTGCACCAGAGGAAAATCTCTGA
- the FEM1A gene encoding protein fem-1 homolog A: MDLRTAVYNAARDGKLKLLQKLLGSRSREELEALTAGPGGGGGPGAGSTPLLIAARHGHLEVVEYLLDHCGARVEEGGSVSFDGETIEGAPPLWAASAAGHLGVVRSLLDHGASVNQTTLTNSTPLRAACFDGHLEIVRYLVGERGADLEVANRHGHTCLMISCYKGHREIARYLLEKGADVNRRSVKGNTALHDCAESGSLEILQLLLRSKARMEKDGYGMTPLLAASVTGHTNIVEYLIQGGLQQDEAAGGQSGTCASGGSHQRGCSEEGCEGCGASASSQDEVPNVFCTREAAVEALELLGATFVDKKRDLLGAHKYWRRAMELRCEGGKYLPKPEPRQLVLAYDYSREVSSLEELEALITDPDEMRMQALLIRERILGPSHPDTSYYIRYRGAVYADSGNFERCINLWKYALDMQQGNLEPLSPMTASSFLSFAELYSYVLQDRSKGTLATHLGFSDLIGVLSKGVREVERALVHGKDPVADSAQFTKTLAIILHLVFLLEKVECTPEQEHQKRQTIYRLLKCSPRAKNGFTLLHMAVDKDTTTVGRYPVGKFPSLHVVNLLLECGADPDSRDYDNNTPLHVAARNNCPLIMSALMEAGAHMDATNAFKQTAYELLDEKLLTKSTMQPFNYITLQCLAARALDKHKIPYKGFIPEELEAFIELH, translated from the coding sequence ATGGACCTGCGCACGGCCGTGTACAACGCGGCCCGCGATGGGaagctgaagctgctgcagaagctgctgggCAGCCGCAGCcgggaggagctggaggcactgacggcggggcccggcggcgggggcggccccggggccggCAGCACTCCGCTGCTGATCGCGGCCCGGCACGGGCACCTGGAGGTGGTGGAGTACCTGCTGGATCACTGCGGGGCCCGCGTGGAGGAGGGCGGCTCCGTCAGCTTCGACGGCGAGACCATCGAGGGGGCCCCGCCGCTGTGGGCGGCCTCGGCTGCGGGGCACCTGGGCGTGGTGCGGAGCCTGCTGGACCACGGCGCCTCGGTGAACCAGACCACGCTGACCAACTCCACCCCGCTGCGGGCCGCCTGCTTCGACGGGCACCTGGAGATCGTGCGGTACCTGGTCGGTGAGCGCGGGGCCGACCTGGAGGTGGCCAACCGGCACGGCCACACGTGCTTGATGATTTCCTGCTACAAAGGGCACCGGGAGATCGCCCGGTACTTGCTGGAGAAAGGGGCCGATGTGAACCGGCGCAGCGTGAAGGGAAACACGGCCCTGCACGACTGCGCCGAGTCGGGCAGCCTGGagatcctgcagctgctgctccgcTCCAAGGCCCGCATGGAGAAGGACGGCTATGGCATGACGCCTCTGCTCGCTGCCAGTGTCACCGGCCACACCAACATCGTGGAGTACCTCATCCAgggggggctgcagcaggacgAGGCCGCGGGGGGCCAGAGTGGGACCTGTGCCTCAGGTGGGAGCCATCAGAGGGGCTGCAGTGAAGAGGGCTGTGAGGGATGTGGTGCTTCAGCTTCCAGTCAGGACGAGGTCCCGAACGTGTTCTGCACTCGAGAGGCTGCTGTGGAAgcgctggagctgctgggtgccACCTTTGTAGACAAGAAACGAGACCTGTTGGGAGCCCACAAGTACTGGCGCAGGGCGATGGAGCTGCGCTGCGAGGGCGGGAAGTACCTGCCTAAGCCCGAGCCCCGGCAGCTGGTGCTGGCCTATGACTATTCCCGGGAGGTGAGCtctctggaggagctggaagcgCTGATCACGGACCCCGATGAGATGCGCATGCAGGCGCTGCTGATCCGGGAGCGCATCCTGGGCCCTTCCCACCCCGACACTTCCTACTACATCCGTTACCGCGGGGCCGTCTACGCCGACTCCGGCAACTTTGAGCGCTGCATTAACCTGTGGAAGTACGCCCTGGACATGCAGCAAGGCAAcctggagcccctcagccccaTGACTGCCAgcagtttcctttcctttgccgAGCTTTACTCCTACGTGCTCCAAGACCGCTCCAAAGGCACTTTGGCCACCCACCTGGGCTTCTCCGACCTCATCGGGGTGCTGAGCAAAGGGGTCCGGGAGGTGGAGAGGGCCCTGGTGCACGGCAAGGACCCTGTGGCCGATTCGGCTCAGTTCACCAAGACGTTGGCCATCATCCTGCACctggttttcctgctggagAAGGTGGAATGCACCCCGGAGCAGGAGCACCAGAAGCGCCAGACCATCTACCGCCTGCTCAAGTGCAGCCCCCGCGCCAAGAACGGCTTCACCCTCCTGCACATGGCCGTGGACAAGGACACCACGACGGTGGGGCGTTACCCCGTGGGCAAATTCCCGTCGCTCCACGTGGTCAACCTGCTGCTGGAGTGCGGGGCGGACCCGGACAGCCGGGACTATGACAACAACACCCCCCTGCACGTGGCTGCCCGCAACAACTGCCCGCTGATCATGAGCGCCCTGATGGAGGCCGGGGCGCACATGGACGCCACCAACGCCTTCAAGCAGACGGCCTACGAGCTGCTGGACGAGAAGCTGCTCACCAAGAGCACCATGCAGCCCTTCAACTACATCACCCTCCAGTGCCTTGCTGCTCGCGCCCTGGACAAGCACAAGATTCCCTACAAGGGATTCATCCCTGAGGAGCTGGAAGCCTTCATTGAGCTGCACTAG